A genomic window from Methanovulcanius yangii includes:
- a CDS encoding ABC transporter ATP-binding protein, whose product MEEAIGPAGPGNGAEPVIRLEGVTKVYSLPFGDVVALDEVSLSVMPGEFIAIMGPSGSGKSTLLNLIGSLDVPTHGRLFIDGRDTSGLSDDELTELRRDRIGFIFQQFNLIPLLNVFENVEYPMILKTRRSIKKSPKAHDLLLRIGLTESMLAHKPKELSGGQQQRVAIARALINDPAILLCDEPTGNLDTKTGELIMDLLKEVNASGKTVIMVTHDPDVATYASRTITIVDGRIV is encoded by the coding sequence ATGGAAGAAGCGATAGGCCCGGCAGGTCCCGGCAACGGGGCGGAACCGGTCATCCGGCTGGAGGGAGTCACCAAGGTCTACTCCCTCCCCTTCGGCGATGTGGTGGCCCTTGACGAGGTGAGCCTGTCCGTGATGCCGGGGGAGTTCATTGCGATCATGGGGCCGTCGGGTTCCGGAAAGTCGACGCTCCTCAATCTCATCGGATCGCTGGACGTCCCGACCCACGGCCGCCTCTTCATCGACGGGCGGGATACGAGCGGGCTCTCCGACGATGAGCTGACCGAACTGCGGCGGGACCGCATCGGCTTCATCTTCCAGCAGTTCAACCTCATCCCGCTCCTCAACGTCTTCGAGAACGTGGAATACCCGATGATCCTCAAGACCCGGCGGAGCATCAAAAAGAGCCCCAAGGCGCACGATCTCCTTCTGCGCATCGGGCTGACCGAGTCGATGCTCGCCCACAAGCCCAAGGAGCTCTCCGGCGGCCAGCAGCAGCGGGTCGCCATCGCACGGGCGCTCATCAACGACCCTGCAATCCTCCTCTGCGACGAGCCGACGGGCAACCTCGACACGAAGACCGGGGAGCTGATCATGGATCTCCTCAAAGAGGTGAACGCCTCGGGCAAGACCGTCATCATGGTCACGCACGACCCCGATGTGGCCACCTATGCCAGCCGGACGATCACCATCGTCGACGGGAGGATCGTATGA
- a CDS encoding ABC transporter permease, with product MIFFELSRRNIRLNWLRSLLAVTGIVIGVIAIASMGMLGNSLTLSVTESLSSVGDSVTVVPSIGGGGMGGPTTANELITDRQVQQIRRVAAPNDVVPLYSGADRYEIGGDKGVVAVYGISPEEMPILVDIADGVYPRTTGGALAGATFAEENDLKPGSRLTLGEETVRVVGILEEQGMGFDINPDFALIVSDRFYSQMYEQEDYDMVIVKVRDINDIDDVKDAIDRTLNRRGDDVVTVYDSRAILEVITEAFNQIALFTTAIGGISLLVAGVSIFNVQMMSVTERIKEIGIIRSIGTKRGEVLRMFIYESLILGGVGAGIGGILSFAGGYLVSIIMLQTTEYLFYPSTLVYIPYAIGIGLAVTLLSGLYPAWKAANLNPIEALRYE from the coding sequence ATGATATTCTTCGAGCTCTCCCGGCGCAATATCCGGCTCAACTGGCTCCGGTCGCTCCTTGCGGTCACGGGGATCGTCATCGGCGTGATTGCCATCGCGTCGATGGGCATGTTGGGCAACTCCCTCACCCTCTCGGTCACCGAATCCCTCTCGTCGGTCGGCGACTCGGTGACGGTCGTCCCCTCCATCGGGGGCGGGGGTATGGGAGGTCCGACGACGGCGAATGAACTGATCACCGACCGGCAGGTCCAGCAGATCCGCCGGGTGGCCGCCCCGAACGACGTCGTCCCCCTCTATTCGGGGGCCGATCGGTATGAGATAGGCGGAGACAAGGGCGTGGTGGCGGTCTACGGCATCTCACCGGAGGAGATGCCCATCCTCGTCGACATCGCCGACGGTGTCTATCCGCGGACGACGGGCGGAGCCCTTGCAGGGGCCACCTTTGCCGAGGAGAACGACCTGAAGCCCGGCAGCCGCCTCACCCTCGGCGAGGAGACCGTCCGCGTCGTCGGCATCCTCGAGGAGCAGGGGATGGGATTCGACATCAACCCGGACTTCGCCCTCATCGTCTCCGACCGGTTCTACTCGCAGATGTACGAACAGGAGGATTATGACATGGTGATCGTCAAGGTCCGCGACATCAATGACATCGACGATGTGAAGGACGCCATCGACCGGACCCTGAACCGGCGCGGTGATGATGTGGTGACGGTCTACGATTCACGGGCGATCCTCGAGGTCATCACCGAGGCATTCAACCAGATAGCACTCTTCACGACCGCGATCGGCGGAATATCGCTCCTCGTGGCGGGCGTCTCCATCTTCAACGTCCAGATGATGTCGGTCACCGAGCGGATCAAGGAGATCGGCATCATCCGCTCCATCGGGACGAAACGGGGCGAGGTGCTGCGCATGTTCATTTACGAGTCGCTCATTCTGGGCGGCGTGGGGGCGGGCATCGGCGGCATCCTCTCCTTTGCCGGCGGGTATCTTGTCTCGATCATCATGCTCCAGACGACGGAGTACCTCTTCTACCCGTCGACCCTCGTCTACATCCCATATGCCATCGGCATCGGCCTCGCCGTCACCCTCCTCTCGGGGCTCTACCCTGCGTGGAAGGCCGCCAATCTCAACCCGATAGAGGCGCTCAGGTACGAGTAG
- a CDS encoding DUF2953 domain-containing protein: MPSVLLTILGLLLAAAALLLVLLWAVPVRAGGRWSCSDEKGLSAAVYGGWGALFVSVEFVRERTARVTLFGRTVKELPLPERAEEAAPKTPAGETGAEPEPPAGEEGGFQVDEVTALARQGISLWPQVSPHLLAMLRQVSFGHLTSECRFGLGDAAATGQAFGAFAAIRGVLAVCARIDLKAEPVFTDRLLEGEGEGELVIRHPAALLPPTVRLIMIKDLREMMKQ; this comes from the coding sequence ATGCCCTCCGTTCTCCTGACCATCCTTGGCCTGCTCCTTGCAGCTGCAGCACTCCTCCTCGTTCTCCTGTGGGCGGTCCCCGTCCGGGCGGGGGGGAGATGGTCCTGCAGCGATGAGAAGGGCCTCTCGGCCGCGGTGTACGGGGGATGGGGGGCGCTCTTCGTGAGCGTCGAATTCGTCCGTGAACGGACCGCACGGGTGACGCTCTTCGGCCGGACGGTGAAGGAACTGCCGTTGCCGGAACGGGCGGAGGAGGCAGCCCCGAAGACCCCGGCCGGGGAGACCGGAGCGGAGCCGGAACCCCCCGCAGGGGAAGAGGGTGGTTTTCAGGTCGATGAGGTGACGGCGCTCGCCCGGCAGGGGATCTCCCTCTGGCCGCAGGTGAGCCCCCATCTTCTCGCGATGCTCCGGCAGGTCTCCTTCGGGCACCTGACGTCTGAATGCCGGTTCGGACTGGGGGATGCGGCAGCGACCGGCCAGGCCTTCGGAGCGTTCGCCGCAATCCGGGGGGTGCTTGCCGTCTGCGCACGCATCGACCTTAAGGCGGAACCCGTCTTCACGGACCGTCTCCTCGAGGGGGAGGGGGAGGGCGAACTCGTGATACGCCACCCGGCGGCTCTCCTCCCCCCAACCGTCCGCCTGATCATGATCAAGGACCTCAGGGAGATGATGAAACAGTGA
- a CDS encoding GerW family sporulation protein, with protein MEGDELFKYAVDELDHLINANTVMGDPIESEDKLIIPVASFGFGFGGGTGANEKGAGGSGVGAGGGITPVALVVIQKGATGFDSVRVLSLKRGGVISEVIATIGESILPQVTEAIAAMKEKKAEEGEGSAQEA; from the coding sequence ATGGAAGGAGACGAACTGTTCAAATATGCGGTCGATGAACTCGACCATCTCATCAATGCCAACACCGTGATGGGGGACCCCATCGAGTCGGAGGACAAGCTGATCATCCCCGTCGCCTCGTTCGGGTTCGGCTTCGGCGGCGGCACGGGGGCAAACGAGAAGGGGGCCGGCGGGTCCGGCGTCGGGGCAGGGGGCGGCATCACCCCGGTGGCGCTCGTCGTCATCCAGAAGGGGGCCACCGGATTCGACAGCGTCCGCGTCCTCTCGCTCAAGCGCGGCGGGGTCATCTCCGAGGTCATCGCGACCATCGGGGAGAGCATCCTTCCGCAGGTCACCGAGGCGATCGCGGCGATGAAGGAGAAGAAGGCAGAGGAAGGCGAAGGATCAGCACAGGAAGCATAA
- a CDS encoding DUF2115 domain-containing protein: protein MMGLGAADEEIPRIAGEMRRLETKGGLGAFLAELAGRYSMFDLQVIAGGLRHDIDLLPMPYREAFRPYAEEWFWGRYHRLLKMARDGSFHGAAVQQGITDPATFHAFCDMLPDGCLRENDEGEIGWRANPAMAPWYQLFYYLLCAFGMYVLDEPGHPVGTPFPGGFEVYYKDGNYYCAIRDKEEEIIHSICNFCPARQDPANL, encoded by the coding sequence ATGATGGGATTGGGAGCAGCAGACGAGGAGATCCCCCGCATCGCAGGAGAGATGCGCCGCCTTGAGACGAAGGGCGGGCTCGGCGCCTTTCTCGCCGAACTTGCCGGGCGATACTCCATGTTCGACCTTCAGGTGATCGCGGGGGGGCTGCGCCATGACATCGACCTCCTCCCGATGCCCTACCGGGAGGCGTTTCGCCCCTACGCCGAGGAGTGGTTCTGGGGCCGGTATCACCGACTCCTGAAGATGGCGCGGGACGGCTCGTTTCACGGCGCCGCAGTGCAGCAGGGGATCACCGACCCGGCGACCTTTCATGCCTTCTGCGACATGCTCCCCGACGGCTGCCTGCGGGAGAACGACGAGGGAGAGATCGGCTGGAGGGCGAACCCCGCCATGGCCCCCTGGTATCAGCTCTTCTACTACCTTCTCTGCGCCTTCGGGATGTACGTCCTCGACGAACCGGGCCACCCCGTCGGCACCCCGTTCCCCGGCGGGTTCGAGGTCTATTACAAGGACGGCAACTACTATTGCGCCATCCGGGACAAGGAGGAGGAGATCATCCATTCGATCTGCAACTTCTGCCCGGCCCGTCAGGATCCGGCGAACCTCTGA
- a CDS encoding MBL fold metallo-hydrolase, with protein sequence MNRHSFIAQVPTSPGSLQRGVAIITEHHGNINRIHYDRQIDPHTVFFEVTATGDGFARIREELGAIGYLQTTITPLATLTFHVGLPHEPGALDTFLTYITGAGAAIGRIAFDDTGTHPDRVTVTIIIEKSGPADELLGALTARYPIEVVEYDKTGEHLDDTVFYLRFAQKMRTLIDRDDDDFLLTFMADINHTVHELTNLGEDPKKVFKNVLEAGEYIRETCGDGFYADVQIFEASEEVTVFAFQLPGGGNIYLFRTLDELVMLDTGYAVYYPDVMQMLPVYGLNLHEGLSRIIVSHGDADHCGAGGFFDVPALMHPATLEVIRSGNRAWGSVNEDLILEEVYTTMIALYSRWNPSAEENITLLPEESDMKRSIFPVLGTTTIGDLTFEVLLSLGGHQVGQTILWCPEKGYLFPADSLMNFASLTPDRRRYNSYADYLVTSVNVDSNLARTERKALFAMAEEYERESGEPCTIFGGHGAISFYATGTMEIAGEVEHYTHMDGRGAPIRTPPEER encoded by the coding sequence ATGAACAGGCATTCATTCATCGCACAGGTTCCCACCAGCCCCGGTTCGCTCCAGCGCGGGGTCGCGATCATCACCGAGCATCACGGAAACATCAACCGAATCCACTATGACCGGCAGATCGACCCGCACACGGTCTTTTTCGAGGTGACGGCAACCGGGGACGGATTTGCCCGAATCCGGGAGGAACTTGGCGCGATCGGGTATCTCCAGACCACGATCACCCCGCTTGCCACCCTCACCTTCCATGTCGGCCTCCCCCATGAACCGGGCGCACTGGACACTTTTCTCACCTATATCACCGGAGCAGGAGCGGCAATCGGGAGGATCGCCTTCGACGATACCGGGACCCACCCGGACCGCGTCACCGTCACCATCATCATCGAGAAGAGCGGCCCCGCAGACGAACTCCTCGGGGCACTGACGGCACGCTACCCCATCGAGGTGGTGGAGTACGACAAGACCGGCGAGCACCTCGACGATACCGTCTTCTATCTCCGGTTTGCGCAGAAGATGCGCACCCTCATCGACAGGGACGACGACGATTTCCTCCTCACCTTCATGGCGGACATCAACCACACCGTCCATGAGCTGACGAACCTTGGGGAAGACCCGAAGAAGGTGTTCAAAAATGTCCTCGAGGCGGGGGAATATATCCGGGAGACCTGCGGTGACGGGTTCTACGCGGATGTGCAGATCTTCGAGGCTTCCGAAGAGGTCACGGTCTTCGCGTTCCAGCTGCCGGGCGGCGGCAACATCTACCTCTTCCGGACGCTCGATGAACTGGTGATGCTTGACACCGGCTACGCCGTCTACTATCCTGACGTGATGCAGATGCTTCCGGTCTATGGTCTCAACCTCCACGAAGGGCTCTCAAGGATCATCGTCAGCCACGGGGATGCGGACCACTGCGGAGCGGGCGGCTTCTTCGACGTCCCCGCCCTGATGCACCCGGCGACCCTCGAGGTGATCCGTTCGGGCAACCGTGCCTGGGGCTCGGTGAACGAGGACCTCATCCTCGAGGAGGTCTATACGACGATGATCGCCCTCTACTCCCGCTGGAACCCCTCCGCAGAGGAGAACATCACCCTCCTCCCCGAAGAGAGCGATATGAAGCGCTCCATCTTCCCTGTCCTCGGGACGACCACAATCGGGGATCTCACCTTCGAAGTCCTCCTGTCCCTCGGCGGCCACCAGGTCGGGCAGACGATACTCTGGTGCCCGGAGAAGGGATACCTCTTCCCGGCTGACAGCCTGATGAACTTCGCAAGCCTCACCCCCGACCGCCGCCGGTACAACTCCTATGCCGACTATCTCGTCACCTCGGTGAACGTGGACTCCAATCTCGCCCGCACCGAAAGAAAAGCGCTCTTTGCGATGGCGGAGGAGTACGAACGCGAGAGCGGTGAGCCCTGTACAATCTTCGGCGGCCACGGGGCGATCTCCTTCTATGCGACCGGCACGATGGAGATCGCAGGGGAGGTGGAGCACTACACCCACATGGACGGCAGGGGTGCTCCCATACGCACCCCTCCCGAGGAGCGCTAG